The Setaria italica strain Yugu1 chromosome VIII, Setaria_italica_v2.0, whole genome shotgun sequence genome includes the window AGTTAGGTCCTTTTTGTTTCGGCTTCTCTCAACCatgcttagattataatctaagcgaagattttcccGCTTCTCGTTTTCGCTTCTTGTAGTTCAAATCTGTGAAACGGGTTACCACATGAGTAAGAATCTGGAGAAAATAAGCAAAGCGTATAGGGTTTTAGTACGTAAAGTTCATATACTGTTTAATAGAAAAAAGTATAAGTAAAAATAAACAGGACTTCAGTACGTGGAGTTCGTATACTGTTTAATAGAAATAGATATGACGTGCAGCTTTCGAGTTAGCATTATTGGATGCAATGTCTCTTTTTTCTCTGCCATCTGCTTTGATTGGTTCATTTGATTCCTGTAAACTACTTAACTTCATACGATATACTACGTATGATCCTGTCAAAATGGATGGATGGAAAAAAGCAGTGCCAACAACTCCACCTTTTGCTGTCGCAGGATGGAGAAAGATTACGTTCATTTTAAATCGATCAGAACCTTTTGAAAATACATACATCCAACTTTTGGTTGTTTCTTTTAGACGGCAAAATATGGTTGTTGAACAACCTCTACGAttgcaatattttttataaaaaaatacatattGCAGGTAAATTATTCTTCCACGTGTTCAATTCCCCACCTCCCAAGTTGCCCCGAACGCACAGTACCTCGCCCACTTACACGCGGGCCCCGCCCACATTATGAGCGCACCGCCCTGCTTTCCCACCCCCGCGGCCTTATCCCCCAGCCGAAAATggacgccaccaccgccgcggccgcgaggcgcctccccctcccgctccgcgcggcgccgccgccgcggtgcgcgGTCTCCGCGCGCTCCCGGCGAAGATCCGGGCCCGGGCGACGGGTCCGGGCCTCCCCGGCCCGCGCGTCGCTCGACCGCGCCGCGGTCCTGCtcgacgccgcggcggtggtggcgggcggcgggaccGGGTACTCGCAGGCGAGCTACTACACGTCGCTGGGGCTCTTCGTGCTCTCCGTGCCGGGGCTGTGGTCGCTCATCAAGCGCTCCGTCAAGTCCAAGGTCCGCAATCCATCCATTCCCACGCCTCTCCCCCTCTCCTGCATCCTTCAACTGCCTCCCAACTAGCTCGCGCCGCACGCGCGCTCGTCGCTGCTCCGAGCAAGCACACGCGCGTCGCCGGAGGGTGCGCGCGCGCACGAGTGCGCTGCGAGTGAGCAGGGCGCGTGCCGCGCACACGTGTGGGTGAGCCGTGCTCGTGCCACTCTTGCTTGCCAGTGATGCAGTAATTCCGCGTAGATGCATCCGTGCCTGTGGAAATTGGGTAATTCTGGTCCTTCTGAATGAGCTTATCTTGTCTCGAGAACTGTATGAGCTCCCTGGCGAGCGTGCACACGGATTCGAGCACGCGTGATTAGCTTCGATGCAGGCTTCGTTCTTCCTTCTTTTCGAAATGTGACTATTAGTGCTGTATGATGTGGATAGTGGTAGTGGAGTGGACTTGTTGTGTCGGCAAAAGAGGGCACCGTCTTCTTTCCTTCTTTGATTTCCATGGTCCAAGATGCCACCACCACTTCCCATAAGAACGGCACTGCATTGCATAATTAAAATTTCTTAGCTCTCCATGCAGCAAAGTTGTTTCACAATAGTTTAATAATGGCTAAGGTTTGGCTGCCACTTCAGAGGTTGATGTATTTTTTTATCGAACCTTTTTGTTTGGTTCTTAGCCAAAATTCAGCAGCACCTGTTGTCACATATGCCAAATTGGTGGATGCAGATTGTGCAAAAGACATTTGTCAAAGAGGGAGCGCAGTCGATGGCGCCAAATCAGGTGGCTGGAGAGATCCTGTCGTTCTTCACCCGCAACAATTTCACTGTCTCAGACCGCGGTGAGGTTATCACGTAAGTAGCATCGGATGTTTTATCCTAGTGTAGAAAGACTTTGATACCATCTGACAGGAGAAGTAGCAAACTGTATTATAGTATGGTGTGACAAAACTCTTGTGAATGCATATAACATAGTTTAATTCGTTTGCCAATCTAAATGGTGCTGCCAATTTGGAGCTTTGAGTTCATAGTGTCTCCACATTGGACACAATAATTGGTGTTCAAGGAACAAAATTGAtcacacaaaataaaataaccCATAGTAGTAACACTTTACTTAGAAGTGCTAGAATTATAATGATGACTATAAAAATTGGAAGAATATGGCATATTTTCATCCTTTTCTCTTAATTAAATAGCTGCACAGTTCTAATGTAGCAGACTAACCGCGGTTCTGGTCACTGAGAATGCCTTGtaaattgaaatattttttgTATTTCTGGACAGCTTTGAGGGCACGATGGTACCAAGCAGAGGACAAGCGGCGTTGCTGACCTTCTGCACCTGCATTAGCCTCGGGAGCGTTGGGCTTGTTCTATCAATCGCTGTCCCAGAAGGTGGCAACAACTGGTTCTGGCTTATGACCCTAAGCCCCTTGGCGTATGTCTCTGCAACTCTCAGCTCCCAGCAATTCAGAATGAAACTTCCAGTGCAAATATAGTAACTATCCCTTCATGATGCTCCAGGGGAGTGTACTACTGGACAAAAGCGTCAAGGAAAGAAGAGATCAAGGTCAAGATGATCCTGTCCGATGATGGGAATGTATCTGAGATCCTTGTGCAAGGTGACGATGTCCAAGTTGAACAGATGAGGAAGGAACTCAAATTTAGCGAAAAGGGGATGATATATGTGAAGGGCATCTTTGAAACATGATAACCAGGAGTATGATTTCTGGAACCATAAATTGGTGACTAATCTTTGCCGTGGTGTGAACAGCGAAAACCAGGTGAGGGGATGCATATTCGACGGGCAAATCTGTACCTTGGCTTATAGAAAAGAACTGATCTTCGTACAGGATTTGATTGTTATGAGTGTTGCAAATGTGAGGATGGTTAATGTATAAACTTAACATTGTAAAAAAGTTGTGGAGAAACACGTTTTTGAGAATGAAAATAATAGTCCTTTTAGGGGAGAAAGAATTAACTGGAAATGTGGCTGCAACTTAAAAGTCACACGATCTCCAGTTTCGAGCTTGCTCTTCATGTTGTAGTGGGGAGGGTGGTATGTCATCCAATTGCTACCTGATACTTGGGTGTTGACTTCAACTATCCACATTGATTTTTGTGCTTACCTTgaatcttcatcctcttctccATCTTTGAGATTGGTCTGTCACTGTCTTTCATATCTGGCGTGGTCAAGCCTCCCTGGCGGGTCAGGGTTGAGGGTTGTGAGATTTGGAATTTCGGCTATTAGGGTCAGTGAATGCAGTTTttaagatttagatgtttagAGGTATGGCCGAATATCGAAGGTTGACCTAGTGTTAGAGGCAGTTGGCTGGTGATGAGACAAAGGTGCAGCTAGCCGGGGTTGAGGTGGGGGAGGATGGTCTTGCAACAGGAGCCATCGGAGATGGGAGGAGGAAGGCTGGATTGGGGCCTTGGGGATGCTGAAGTTCTCCTCGGGCTTCATGGACATGGCTGGACAAAGAAGAAGGTGGTCGGAGGAAGGAGGCACGAGGTAGACGAATGAAGGAGAAGCCCTTAGTGAAATGTTTAACAAAAACTCGTATGGGGCCTAAAATTCTGGTGTTAGATAATAGAGGTAAACGCTCAGGTCGGAACTAATGGACCCTATTGAATTTTGCCTTTTTGAAATCAAGATAATGTTGGTTTTGAGGCTTTGTTTTGATCTTTTTCTTGCTTGTTTGATGTAAAGCGACTGCTGCTGTTATAATATAAAATGGCATGTTCTTGTAAGGTACTATCTTTGGTCCTAAATATAAAATTTTGTATTTAGCTTATCTCAAGTTAAACTTTTCTATTTGAACCATGAGGAGCTGGAATTTGTATAAATTTATAATATAAAGTTAATATTACTGTATTCGTATCGAGAAAGCCTTTCATAACATACGATTATTTTTAATCAGAGTTTAGAGATAATGTAGTTTTCTCTTTGCCACCATTAAATCAGAGTGTAGTGAGAATTTTACGGTCGGATTCCGTCCATGGAGGGGAGAAGCAGATATGTGCTAAATAATCCAGAGAACAATGGGCACCTCTTTAGCCTCCTGCTTGGCCTTGGCATCATGCTCCACCGTTGCCTACGGCTTCCACGCTAATTTTCACAATGTTTTGTTTAAAACTTCGGCGAATTTCAATATGATTCCATTTTCACTAAATAGGATGTCAGCACGTaacaaagaaataaaagaagaaaaagaaaaaaaaaatcggtCGACCGCGGACTCTCTTGCGCATATTTCATTGGAAGCACTATTTCAATAAATTTGATACTCCCTTGCTCATATCTTACTCTTGGAAGCACGAAGGTAAATCTCCGCATTGGGATTTGGCCTTAGAGCCAcctgtatattttttttagtgAAATCAATGGTCAGTTCCACTTCCACAGCTTTGAGATTCGTCCGAAATTTTATGAACTAGATTTTATTTTCCTCAGAATCTCAAAGCCCAATTTGTGAACTCACTGGTGACTGCATCCGAAGTGGATCtaaagccttgtttagttcccaatttgggagtggcaaaattagcattttgtcataaatgcgtaactgtagcgtttcgtttgtatttgtgaattattgttcaaatattaactaattaggctcaaaagattcgtctcgtaaagtacaacaaaattgtgcaattagtttttgatttcgtctacatttagtactccatgcatgtaccgcaagtttgatgtgatgggaatcttctttttgcatagtgtcatgACCTAAATAAAAGAGCAACGTACACACGTTCCACTGCACATGGGCCATGAAGGGATGGTCCCACATGTCACGGACACTTCTCGTACCCGTCGCTCATCCCTGAAGGAAACCCCGAAGTCAAAGCCAGGCCTCCGTCAATGACAGGTGGCCCCTGCAGTCCAACTTGACTCCAGGCAAGTCGTCCACTGACACCCCGGCCCGCACGGATGCctggcccacctgtcagccatCGCGTCCGCATCCGCATCCGCCAGAATTCCCCGTCGTACCCGTGACGCTTCCCATTCCCACCCGCACTCCCCACTCCAGATCTCCTCGTCCTCTCCGTctccgtcgtcttcctcccctCCGGCCTGCCAATGCCTCCCAAATCCTAGCCCACCCGCCGCAAAACCCTACATCCGGCCGCCACCGGCATGGACCCCTCCGGATCCGCGTCCCGCCAGGGCCGCCTCCTCATCTCGCCGTCGCTTTCCACCCCGACCTTCTccacccgctccgcctcgcAGTCCCCGGCCGCGAACCCCGCGCCGCAGCACCACCACGAGCGCCgcaactccacctcctccccgaaGCCCCTCGttcccttcccctcctcctccgccggcacCTACAGGCCCCGctcctccacgggcggcggcgcgggg containing:
- the LOC101755505 gene encoding protein COFACTOR ASSEMBLY OF COMPLEX C SUBUNIT B CCB1, chloroplastic, with the translated sequence MDATTAAAARRLPLPLRAAPPPRCAVSARSRRRSGPGRRVRASPARASLDRAAVLLDAAAVVAGGGTGYSQASYYTSLGLFVLSVPGLWSLIKRSVKSKIVQKTFVKEGAQSMAPNQVAGEILSFFTRNNFTVSDRGEVITFEGTMVPSRGQAALLTFCTCISLGSVGLVLSIAVPEGGNNWFWLMTLSPLAGVYYWTKASRKEEIKVKMILSDDGNVSEILVQGDDVQVEQMRKELKFSEKGMIYVKGIFET